A part of Arenicella chitinivorans genomic DNA contains:
- a CDS encoding substrate-binding domain-containing protein, with amino-acid sequence MVTATAAFNISTAAARDTISIVGSSTVYPFATVVAERFGKSSDFKAPKVESTGSGGGLKLFCKGVGVATPDITNASRRIKSSEFEQCQANGVKDIVEVLIGYDGIVLANAKGGTSFELSRKDIYMALAKMVPGPDGKLIENPHKTWKDVNSALPATKIEVLGPPPTSGTRDAFAELALEGGARQVADIDTLRGSKDKAEIEALVAKLGIESAWAAAVKKKGDSASGKDVVKIIGRAVREDGAYIEAGENDNLIVNKLVANPNALGIFGFSFLDQNSDKVQGSVIDGMAPTFEAIAGGKYKVSRPLYFYVKKAHIGTVPGIQEYLNAFVSEDTIGEDGYLIDKGLIPLDAEKYEEMASSAKALKNLAL; translated from the coding sequence ATGGTGACTGCAACCGCTGCCTTTAACATTTCAACGGCGGCAGCACGCGATACCATTAGTATTGTTGGTTCTTCGACCGTATACCCATTCGCAACCGTGGTTGCTGAGCGGTTCGGCAAATCATCTGATTTCAAAGCGCCAAAAGTTGAATCCACAGGTTCTGGTGGCGGTTTGAAGCTTTTCTGTAAAGGCGTCGGTGTTGCAACACCTGATATCACCAACGCATCACGTCGCATTAAGTCGAGCGAATTTGAACAATGTCAAGCTAACGGTGTCAAAGACATTGTTGAAGTGCTGATTGGTTATGATGGCATCGTTTTGGCCAATGCGAAAGGTGGTACTTCTTTCGAGTTGTCTCGTAAAGATATCTATATGGCTTTGGCGAAAATGGTTCCTGGCCCAGACGGTAAACTGATTGAGAATCCACACAAGACGTGGAAAGACGTAAATTCAGCGCTGCCTGCAACTAAAATTGAGGTGTTGGGTCCTCCTCCAACATCTGGAACGCGTGACGCGTTTGCTGAGCTTGCGCTGGAAGGCGGCGCTCGTCAAGTTGCAGATATCGACACATTACGTGGCTCAAAAGACAAAGCTGAAATTGAAGCACTCGTTGCTAAGCTGGGTATTGAAAGTGCTTGGGCTGCAGCAGTGAAGAAGAAAGGTGACTCTGCTTCTGGTAAAGACGTGGTTAAAATCATCGGTCGTGCAGTTCGTGAAGACGGTGCCTACATCGAAGCGGGTGAAAACGACAACTTGATCGTCAATAAACTGGTTGCCAATCCAAATGCATTGGGTATTTTTGGTTTCAGTTTCCTTGATCAAAACTCAGACAAAGTTCAAGGTTCTGTGATTGATGGCATGGCGCCCACGTTCGAAGCTATTGCCGGCGGCAAGTATAAAGTAAGCCGTCCACTTTACTTCTACGTGAAGAAAGCACACATCGGCACGGTTCCAGGTATCCAAGAGTATCTGAATGCCTTTGTCTCTGAAGATACGATCGGCGAAGATGGCTATTTAATCGATAAAGGCCTGATTCCTTTGGATGCTGAAAAGTATGAAGAGATGGCGAGCAGCGCAAAAGCGTTGAAAAACCTGGCTCTTTAA
- the nfsA gene encoding oxygen-insensitive NADPH nitroreductase, with translation MYISQITELLKQHRSIRRFTDKPIEPALLNDLIASGQAASTSSYIQAVSVIQVSDLELRRQFAELAGGQMYIETAAEFLVFCADLNRNAHRSSLVADEELDFSWTEQFVAAVVDTALFAQNVVVAAEANKLGCCYIGGIRNNPDLVTSLLALPTLVFPVFGLCLGYPDQSPERKPRLPLETVLYRDRYQSAVEHAPEIDTYDTHVREYYVRRSQGKLTMSWSEQMAKQARTQTRDFMQEYLKKQGFVLK, from the coding sequence ATGTACATTTCTCAAATTACTGAGCTGCTAAAGCAGCATCGATCGATTCGTCGTTTTACGGATAAGCCAATTGAGCCAGCATTATTGAATGACCTGATTGCCTCAGGACAGGCGGCATCCACGTCGTCGTATATTCAAGCCGTGTCTGTGATACAGGTGAGCGACCTTGAACTGCGTCGTCAGTTCGCTGAATTGGCCGGTGGGCAGATGTATATCGAAACGGCGGCTGAATTTCTGGTGTTTTGCGCTGATTTAAATCGCAATGCACACCGTTCGTCTCTAGTCGCAGATGAAGAACTTGATTTTAGCTGGACAGAACAGTTTGTTGCCGCCGTGGTGGATACCGCGCTGTTCGCGCAAAACGTCGTTGTTGCTGCAGAGGCAAATAAACTTGGATGTTGTTACATCGGTGGGATCCGAAATAATCCAGATCTGGTGACCTCATTATTGGCATTGCCAACGCTTGTGTTTCCTGTGTTCGGCCTGTGCCTGGGTTACCCCGACCAGTCTCCAGAGCGAAAACCGCGCTTACCACTTGAGACAGTATTGTATCGGGACCGGTATCAGAGTGCCGTAGAGCATGCACCAGAAATTGATACTTACGATACACATGTCCGAGAATATTATGTGCGCCGCAGCCAAGGTAAGCTGACGATGTCATGGAGTGAGCAGATGGCGAAGCAGGCTCGAACGCAAACGCGCGATTTTATGCAGGAATATCTGAAAAAACAGGGTTTTGTGCTTAAATAG
- a CDS encoding DUF2288 domain-containing protein has translation MSAVDTQASRHESLLAKLLSETARCEWRDLERFFAQGKVLRVDDAHDLVVIGAAIASDDASTLTPLIDAGELAPPSNDHARRWHAENQLLWTLVVAPYVLVQETRVT, from the coding sequence ATGTCTGCTGTGGATACTCAAGCGTCCCGTCACGAATCGCTACTCGCAAAACTTCTCAGTGAAACTGCCCGATGTGAGTGGCGCGATTTGGAGCGCTTTTTCGCTCAAGGTAAGGTTCTGCGTGTTGACGACGCACACGATTTGGTCGTGATTGGTGCCGCGATTGCCAGTGATGATGCCAGTACGCTAACGCCGTTGATCGATGCGGGCGAGCTCGCGCCGCCGAGTAATGACCACGCCCGACGCTGGCACGCCGAAAATCAGCTGTTGTGGACCTTGGTGGTTGCACCGTACGTGTTGGTTCAGGAGACCAGAGTTACCTAG